TTAATAATGACTCGATTAAATGTGTATTCAATTGAAATTGGTAATACGTAATACATTATAAAATAAAGGCTATCTCATATTTATAGCTAACTATGCTCAAAAGTTATTTGTATTATCACAAATGTGTTTCAATATTGGATTATATAATAACCCTATACCAAGAACCCATTTCAAAGGAAATTACTGATTAGATGAGGTAACCCTCATTTCAatattaggcctacttcaattCATGAGCATGTTGTATCTAGGTAGCTTGAGACATTAGCCCCCATTTGGATGAAGGTAAAACCAAACCAACACCACTAGTAGTAACCGGTGACACACGTAGAGATGAAAAAACATTCACCTCAAGAGCATCTCTCAGGTAACTAAGACGACCGGCCGCgttcacagccaatcacagttgAGCTTTTGTGTCCTCTACACACATAGGCGCCATCTTGGATTTACCCGTAGCTTTTTCTGAAATCGCTAATAGCAAAAAACGCAGTTGTCTCACTTAATTCAACTCAATACCGATATGAACGGATCCAGAAAGAAAACCGCACACACTATCAAAGGACAGTCGGAAACAGCTGTAAGCCCAACTGTCAACTCAATGGACCGAAAGTCCGCCGGCGGGATGCTAAAGAAACTAATATCGCGACGTAATCAGACCGATAAATATCCTGTGATAACAGAGGATGAGCTGCGGGCGTTAGGGACAGACATATCCCCAGACCACGTCCTGGGGCTCCGTGCGGTCACCGAGGGTGTGTATCTATTAATTTAAAACCCAGCGATACTTATACAATCCATATTTGCTTATTTCTGTATGTATTTAGCTACATATTGCACTTGGATATCACTTTCAGACTATCTGTGTAAGCCCGAAGACAATGTGTACAACGTTGACTTCACCCGGTTTAAGATTCGCGACCTGGAGACGGGCACGGTGCTGTTTGAGATCGCAAAGCCACCAAACTGCGGTAGGTCTCACTACTTGTTGTTGTCTCACTGTACAGTGGATGTTGGGCAGAACCGTCAACTATGACCTCTCTGCTTCAGATCACCTGGCATATTTAAGTACTAATGTATCATCAATCTAGTGAATGCATGacgtattatatttattattagttAGGGTTAAATTATGATTCGAAAACATTAGACGAGTTAACGCTATTCTACCCACTTAGAAAATGAAAGTAATGGAAGTGAAATGTTCTATTTTTCTAACCATCCACCAAGCACATTTtcacatgttgttgttttactGTGAATGAAAAAATAGACCCGTCGGAGCATGAAGACGTGGTTGGGGATGTGGACACCAGTGCTGGCCGTTTTGTCCGGTATCAATTTACCCCTGCCTTCCTTAAACTTCGCACTGTTGGTGCAACGTAAGTGACGAAAAGCTGTTTAAATAATTGAACCCAAGCTCATTTAGCTAATTTAATATAAATGTGTTTCTCAAGGCTTAACAATGGTCTCCCCTTCCCTTTTCCTCTTCAAACCCCAGTGTTGAGTTTGCAGTCGGGGACAGTCCTATTAACAGCTTCCGTATGATCGAGAGGCATTATTTCCAAGGGCGCCTCCTCAagaactttgactttgacttcgGATTCTGCATTCCCAATAGCTGCAATACATGCGAACACATCTACGAGTTCCCCCAGCTTCCAGAGGACCTCAGTGAGTTGGGAGTCTATACGTCTACGAGTGTTATTCTCCATtcaaacatttatatttatattttaaacttACCTTCTTCCCCCCACTCTTTTTCACCAGTACGCCTCATGGTAGAGCACCCGTATGAAACCAGATCAGACAGCTTCTACTTTGTGGACAGCAAACTTATAATGCACAACAAGGCAGACTATGCCTACAACGGGGGTCAGTAGAGGCTGATGAGGCACAAGGGACCAGAACATGTGCATTGATGACACAGGTTTGAGGATGTGCACTCTGCAGAGATGTTGTTAGTGGCAAAGGGTTCTTTCTTACACATTCATCCCTAACATGGGAAACAGCATTCTTCCAAAATGACACCAAACTGGCTTCATAAGATGTTCATCATATGTTTATCGACGCTACAACACTGTCTAAAACGACTGAAGAACGAATGAAGAAATAGTCTTTGAGCTGTTGgattgttatgttatgtatttgACTTTACTGCTTTTTTAACTTGTTCTATAATGCATATATACAATAAGTGTCAGGAAGTAGTCTAGTCCAGGAAGTAGGTTTGATATACTCCAGTCAAACATGTTGGTAGATATCACTCTGTATGTTGATTTGACACAACCTTTAGTATGTGATTTGGCACTACCTTTTTGTATGTGGCTTGACATTACCTTTTCTACGTGGCAATTGTTAATCCCAAATGGAAGGACACAGGCATTGGCCAGGGTGTAATACAGTATTGCCAAGAATAGACTGTTGTAGTGCAGTTAATCATTAGCTATTTTagttatatatttaattttcCATTCGTCCCTGTGCTCCACCATATGTCTAATTATGATTCACTTTGAATTGTTGATCCCTTTACTTCACCCTTTCTCTCCACCATAGCGTGGGATTCCTGTGCCTTGTGTTCCACACTGTGTATGTAAATCTGTTCAATGAAATTACTAAAACCTTTAATTCAGCAGCGTTAACCCAGCTGTATAACACAGGCTGCACCTCAACCAATAAGCTgaagactgttgttgttttttcctgtCATGTGCTCCGTTACTTatgaaatatgtattttaatatttacttttttaaacaaatgaATTTCCAATCAATTACTAGTGGTCTTTTTTCAATTGTTTTTGGAATATCCCTTAAAATGTGACTTTTAATTGATATGTATTATGATTGAAGGACAAACTTGTTAGAACTAGTTGCAATCACTTAGGCCATTacaatatacaaattatatgaTTAGCTATGGTCATTGGCATTAGTCTGTGCCAGCAACATTTCTGAGTTATCAGAAGCAAGTGTAGGTTCATAGTAGATTGGTTGACGTTTATTAGAATGGGCTACatagttattgttatttttcaaTATTGATACATTCAGATTCATTCAAATCCTATGAATATATGTGGGTCCTAACTGCTTTGGtattgtgtgtttgctcgtCCATAATTTTAAATCCTAAATTCATGTGTTGGATTTTTGAGGACTACCTAAAAAGCAAAAGGTACAGTTGCAATACCTTCTGTTTGTTGATGTGCCAATATAACAGAACAGACACCATTACCCAGAGTTCGTTGCGGCGAAGCAAGACAACACGTGTTTTCATCATGGCGGCCTCCGGTAAAAAAGCATTGACTGGGTCTGGTGATTCAAGTAGCAGTGAAGATGAAGATTTGGAAAAATTTAAGGAAGCGGTTTGGAATGTGGATGGTCCCAAGAACACAGGTAACCTTATATATACGTTTCGGGGGTTTGACCATGTCAAACCGTCATATGGATATTTGTCAACAACTTCTACGATAAAAGCAGTGCATTGATCAACCAGTTTCCAAATGCCTGACGCATAGTATATTTCTATGTTAAACGTGAAATGCACAAACATAATGCCAACGAATGCACTTTAGGCAACGCAGTCAGTTGCACAATATGCAGTTATTAATGGAAGTATTTCTGTGTATTTACGATGCAGGAAAAAAACATCAAGAACCCAAACCAACGCGGAGGTAAATCCACTTGTCCCCTATTCTATTTGACTGTTTTGTGTTGCATTCTGTATGCgtacagtaacagttgtatccAGTACGAAAGCTAAATACTGTCCGTTCCATGTAGAGCTACTGTTCACCTAGCTGATTTTTAAAAGCTGTTCATCTGACAAATCATACTGTTTGCAATGCTGGATCCGAGATTATTTTTATTCTGTTATAGCATTTATAGAACTACTTGTCACCTAGCTCTGTATATAATTGATGTTTTTTAATTGGCAATGCGTAATGCATGCAAAGTATTCAGTACGATTAGACTGTCGAGCTACCGGTATATAAATAGCTGCTATCACCCAGAAGCAATGAGGGTCCCCTTTGGAAAGTGTTTGCACTCACTCTCTATACATTGTTATTCGAAATAATGAAGGGAATGATGTATAGTCACATTGGGCTGTCTCCACAGGTTGATTGTGTCCGACCATCAACATGACTGTAATGAGCTGCAGGTGACACCAGAGTTTCGTGCACACGTCGCCAAAAAGTTGGAGCATATGCTTGACGGGTACATTGCTTTGATCAAATATTTTGCTCATAATGATCAACACTTTCTTATCATAAAATCATTCACGTAACACATTTTGCTCATCAGTTTTATTTCAGAGAAGCCAGCAGGAGCTGTATCTCACCAGAGCTCAAGCACGTTGGAGGATGATGATCTTGGTACGTTTTTTGCAATATGCAGTATGTTCCTTTTGTTGATAGGCTACTTGGCTTTATAACAACTGTGAAGACCATTTTTTGTCACAGGCTTCAAACTGTTTGCAACATCGAACCAAGGTCAAAGATTTGATGAACCACTATGTCCTGTGAAACGCCGGCGTGTTCCCAGCTCaaggtaaaaaaacatttgcgtgGAATTAACCAACAAACATGGGATTTCTACCTTAAATCTGCAGTATCGATCTCAATCCGACTTCAATTTATGTTGACATCCATTTTTATTTGCTGTGGCCGACAGCGAAAGCGACGGAGAGATGGACATGAGGATAAGGGAGGCAGTGGTGTCTGCAGATGAAGTCCTGCGACCACCAGTATGGGAGGTTACCACGAAGAAGGTTGATGTTGAGGACCCATCAGGACAGAGCAAGGAAGATAAGACTGAGTGCCCTctgcccaagaagaagaagaagaagaaaaagaaagcaACTGAATGTGAAGATGAAAGTGTCAGAACAGATTTTAAAGACCAAAAATGTCAAGCAGAGGAGAGCCCTACTctcaaaaaaggaaaaaagcgAGATCGATTGAAGACCAAGTCTGCAAAGTCTATACCTGATAAATCTTCTCTGCAACCTGGGAAAGACGGCAGAGAGACGGCGGAGAAACAAGAGCAGGAGGGCAGTGCCCAAGGAAAGGTGAAAcggaaaaggagaagaaaacgCAAAGCTGTTGACGAGAGCACAGAGGTTTAAGGGCCGCTTCTGAATGAAGTTTTTTGTAATCCTGTCAAACTGCCTCCAAATACAATAGTagttttgaagaaaaaaaaaagtgtgcttTTGACGTTGCGTTTCAGTAACTGAGGTTATGTCAGTGCTTGTACAAACGTTTTGGATAATGATGTTTGAGTCAGATATGTATCAATTAAGCATACCATATACctttatttgtaataaaaaatTGCATtttcatgatttatttattttgtcttataaaaaaaatcaacccACTTTTTTCTTTGTTCATTTGTGTCGTAATACAACGTGTTAAGTTTGGACGAGGGTGGACCAGTGAAAAATCCATCTACTGTGGTTGTGGCTTCATTCAGATCGTTGTGAGTTCAAAGGGGGGCTGAGCGATGCCAGGTTAATCCTGCCATGCAGGAGGCTCTACTGAGGGGAGGAGGCCATCTGCGTGGGAATGTAGGGGCTGATATTGGTCGGTGAAGgtgagaggagatgagatgCGTGGCTTTCTGTGCTCTGAGAGGCTGGGTAGAGCTCTAGGTCCTCTGTATCTGTAGAAACAAATCATTTTGGTATTCTCAATGACAGAATTTGATTTATTTAGAGCCATCCTCACTTAAGTGAATCAATTCAATCATAACCAAGAGAAAGTGAGGCTGCAAAAAAACTATTCCGATTTATTCCAAATGTGAACACAACCAGTGCCTATAAGCACAAACACGCCATTCTCATAAGCTATACCATGTTAAACCAGTCGCTACCTTGTGTGGGCGTGTTTGCCTGCAGATGCAGAGTCTCTTCTGCCATGGGgggctctgattggtcgtcAGGATCTGCTGTTAAAAGCTGCCATTTGTGGGTGGATTATTTTCATGCAGGTCATTTAAAAGTTTAGTGTAAATGTCCACCAATACTCTGTTGGTTAAATACCTGTCGGACAGCCGCAAGGCTGGTCAAAGCCCCGAAGCTGCTGTCTGTGATCAGCATTGCTTGTGAGAGAAGGCTGGATGATGAGTAATGTGGCATGTCAGACTTGCTGTACACTGCAGTAGGGGAGAAACATTGGTTTTACATCACATACCCCTTTGCAGACATGGACATATGTATATACACTGGGTTTTTGGTAGCCATACTACTTTTTTCATATACTTGTACAGAGGCCATCTATGAAATATATGTCTTAGATCCATCAATCCCTCAACCTCTGTCTAGTGATCTATATCCCTGATCAACACTGCTCTGTGGGGCCTCTTACTGTGGCAGGGCAGTTGGGCCATGGTGGCCATGAAGGGACTGGTCCCCATGTGGCTGGGGAGCGAGTGCTGGGGAGAGgtgtggagctgctgctggaaggAGATGGGCTGCAGGGTGGTGAAACTCCCTCCCATGTTGTTGATGACAGGTAAGTTCTGCGACTGAGTAGAGGTGAGCCCTGTGGGCAGAAGAAAAAGTCAAGGCTTCCCAAAGATGGAGGAGTGACTGACATTAATGACAGTATTTTTCTACGTTAACGTCTACAGAGATGGTGGAAGACTAGTTCAAGTCTGTCATTCTAGTTCTGGAAAAATCACTCCTATCTCAACCATTACCTCCTTTATCCTACCATTGAtcatttttttgtgtatttctgcACCTACATTTAAACCTTTCCTATTGTGTCCATAGTAATCATTTTCtgtgtattgtttttatttaattctTATTTATTAGttacaatataaatgttttattcTCCTACTATGCTGTACTTGCTGCTGTGACATCCACATTTCCCATTAGGCATCAATGAAGTACCATTCTTAAGTTatcactacagtacagtacctGATGGCTAATCTACGGATGGGGTTGGCGCCGAGTTTTGGCATCATATACTTTACCTATGAGGAGAGAGGACTCCCCCAGGCTCATGACACTGGGCAGGGAGGCCATTATCAGACCCTGGGACGGCGCAGGCGAGGCCGACAGGTTGTGCAGCGATGTCAGTGTGCTCACCGGAGGCAGGGGGCCACTGCTAGACACCTACCACCGCAGAAGCACACAGAGCTGTGTGAGTCGCGACTGAGCTGCAGTGCTGATTGTATAGGCTGTGCGGGTGGACCGGTGGAAGTACACAGGGTGTGTTCTTACTATTTTAGAATGATGCATGTCCAGGAGTGTGTGGCTGGGCTCAAGTTGGACGGGGCTGGATCCCAAGCGCAGACCCCGAtccccaccaccgccgccgccgccgccccggacCGAACCCACGTTGTCACATTGGCTTTGTTGACTGTACTTCATTCCTGGACTAATAACTGAGAATATACCAGAAAAGACACCTGTACCAATGACATTAAACATATCAACACCAGCTATGGATACGGACCACGGTATATCTTTTATGAGTCAATCTGGTGTCATTATTTCCGGACTTCTTACCCTGGTTAGGActgggcggggggagggggttcaCGCCGCccactgattggctggagtACGGGGTATCGAGGGCCAGTTTATGGCGGAAGGCCTCTTCTTTGCGGCGGTTTGCAAACCAGTTGTAGACGCGCACCTCTGTGACCAGGTTGGAGCCCAGACCGGCCAGCTGAGACGGAGAGACACCCCTCTGGATACACTCCGCCCTGAGGACATCACGATACACAAACAATCAGCAGGATCTCTTTTAAACTGAGGAAACAAAACTCAGTAAATCTGAATGGATTTATAAGGCACTTGTTGCACAAAAGTTGAAAGATTAATGTGTTTGGGAATTTTATTGTACTGTAGGGGAGATATATGAGCTATTCTTTGAGTTAAACTTGTTAGAAATGCCATAGCCATCCATCAGCTGTGAGTTCATGAACTGCTCAAAAAATTTAGATTTTAGACggctaatttctgaccaatcagggtgtGTTTTCTCTGATTGGTTCCGTTATCAATCGTGCTTGTCAATCCTAGATGTCTGTGATAATCACCGGTTGCACTCCTCCActaaaccctctctctcctccttgctTGGGTTCTTCTGCCGCTCGTAGGCGTGGAACAGGATCTGTTGGGAGGCAGGCCCCCACTTGAACCGGTTTCTGCGGCCTTTCTTggtctcctctccctgctcgtCCAGGGACGCAAGGCCATGGCGGGCATTGGTGAACTctgaaaaacaaaatggcctttctttttattccttttatttgTCCAAATGTGTTGATTTTTGAATAGCCGAGATTAGAGGTTGTCACtggtttatttaatttttaataATTGGACCTAGGCGCTGACTAAATAAAATGATAAGAAGTTGGGTCAAGGAACACAAAAttaacaagaacaacaacaagcaGCTGCGGTGGTACTCACGCTGGCTAATCTCACACTGCTTCTTGACGTACCAGCTGTACAGGGCAGCTCGTTTCTGGTTCTTCATTGGCGTGCCTTTGTTGAGGTGCTGGGACAGATGGGACTGGTTGAGGCCTGtggactccaccacctccctctgCGGGAGGTTGTGCTGCTGCATGTAGCTCTTCACCACCTTAGCTACCCGCCACGGGTCGTTCCTACAACACGCGGACAGGGGTACAACAAGCACACCTTTAATTGAGAAACTAAACACAAAACTTCAAAATTGAACAATATTATGAAGTTAATTATATTGTTTGATGGTGATTATGTGCTgtctttgttattttgtttctcAGTATATATGCTCAAAATTGCGTTGTAATCTATAGTCGTTCACCAAACTATCCTTTTACTTCCAATCTGTGTAGTGAATGGGTTTGTGGATGAGGGGAATGAGGGTAAGTGGGTGGTGGAAGTTTATTTCAATAACAAAACTTTTACGATACAACCATACACCTTCAGGTTATCAAAAGCAACCTATAGTCACGTACCGCAGTGCAAGTAAACATTGGCTTGTAACACCGACTGCTATCTAGATGaatgatcaatacatataaACTGGTTGGGTCATCTCGCTAGATCTTCGCAGTGGGTGATGGCAGGTAGAAGCCTACGTTAAGTGTTCTGAGCCATTCACCAAGCCTGTCTTCGCCTCCACCTGGGAAAGTGCCAACTTCTTTGACGAGAGACAGCATTCTTGACTATGTCATCAGTGAGGCGTGGCCACCGACCCGGTCACGGTGGCCACAGCGAGAGGTTGGCCAGTCCCTTGTAACATCGTAGAGCAGCAAAGTTAgtgcaacctgacacgaatcacagcacaaaaaacgatgtcgattttcgggaaactcttcctctcatctgggcgctttcagcattctctgtcaacgctcggtttcgtccttctccgccccctcgcccccctcctgccaggcAGATctgcgcgcgggcagatttgaccaggcatttgggggcgtggcaggagtgcctctacgtagatgatttcccggaaatgtgaacaagtgaatcgcaaacgttgtcccgagtgtttagcgctctgcacatccaccccagactgtcagcagggaatacgtcgaaatgcatgtacgtcattatttgacacttttgtatggttaaacatgactatcaatcattataacaacgtaggtcataaaagtcgaaaaagcataataggtcccgtTTAAGTAAAGACACGTAAGAGCTTCCGAACCTCCGAGCTGTTTTGAAGTTGGCATATAcccctgtcgcacggaagtgcgattctgtcgaccaatcaacggacggcgtgtgtagctcgaacttgccgtaCGCCGAATTCGGCGACCCATCGAAAAGTGTGaccacagggggcgctgttgcatattttctgcaacatgtcatgcacgagtttgaagcgtagacatGCATGACAAAAGCATAAATAAAAAttaagatctccccccaaccccttacctttttattaaaggtgcttaataaatacatttgatttgatttgagtcGCATTttcatacaatggatagggtgTTTAGTGTGTTATGGCTCAATACTGCTCAGTCCGGATGACACctacttttggcggtggaaacgtgagccgtgccgcacctttgcaGACTGAACTGAACCGCACCCTCCAGTAGAAATTCGCCAATAGTCACAGGGGAcaaagtaagtgtgtgtgagctACTCTTCCGAAAGGAAGCAGAGGGTCTCCCCAAAGCTCATCAACCGTTGGACTGGACCTTGCATAgtgccggtgtaagtaccatatcggctcggcttcaagatcggct
The Gadus macrocephalus chromosome 6, ASM3116895v1 DNA segment above includes these coding regions:
- the hnf1a gene encoding hepatocyte nuclear factor 1-alpha isoform X1; its protein translation is MEGEERKCRSEREPFGGARLSALQEQLIWALLGSGLSREVLVQALGELERDRQTPDGTARDKGEKGDGESSEGEIDFAPPIFRELEQLPPEEAARQRALVEQLLQNDPWRVAKVVKSYMQQHNLPQREVVESTGLNQSHLSQHLNKGTPMKNQKRAALYSWYVKKQCEISQQFTNARHGLASLDEQGEETKKGRRNRFKWGPASQQILFHAYERQKNPSKEEREGLVEECNRAECIQRGVSPSQLAGLGSNLVTEVRVYNWFANRRKEEAFRHKLALDTPYSSQSVGGVNPLPPPSPNQGVFSGIFSVISPGMKYSQQSQCDNVGSVRGGGGGGGGDRGLRLGSSPVQLEPSHTLLDMHHSKIVSSSGPLPPVSTLTSLHNLSASPAPSQGLIMASLPSVMSLGESSLLIGLTSTQSQNLPVINNMGGSFTTLQPISFQQQLHTSPQHSLPSHMGTSPFMATMAQLPCHMYSKSDMPHYSSSSLLSQAMLITDSSFGALTSLAAVRQLLTADPDDQSEPPMAEETLHLQANTPTQDTEDLELYPASQSTESHASHLLSPSPTNISPYIPTQMASSPQ
- the unc119.1 gene encoding protein unc-119 homolog B, whose translation is MNGSRKKTAHTIKGQSETAVSPTVNSMDRKSAGGMLKKLISRRNQTDKYPVITEDELRALGTDISPDHVLGLRAVTEDYLCKPEDNVYNVDFTRFKIRDLETGTVLFEIAKPPNCDPSEHEDVVGDVDTSAGRFVRYQFTPAFLKLRTVGATVEFAVGDSPINSFRMIERHYFQGRLLKNFDFDFGFCIPNSCNTCEHIYEFPQLPEDLIRLMVEHPYETRSDSFYFVDSKLIMHNKADYAYNGGQ
- the c6h12orf43 gene encoding protein CUSTOS produces the protein MAASGKKALTGSGDSSSSEDEDLEKFKEAVWNVDGPKNTGKKHQEPKPTRRLIVSDHQHDCNELQVTPEFRAHVAKKLEHMLDGFISEKPAGAVSHQSSSTLEDDDLGFKLFATSNQGQRFDEPLCPVKRRRVPSSSESDGEMDMRIREAVVSADEVLRPPVWEVTTKKVDVEDPSGQSKEDKTECPLPKKKKKKKKKATECEDESVRTDFKDQKCQAEESPTLKKGKKRDRLKTKSAKSIPDKSSLQPGKDGRETAEKQEQEGSAQGKVKRKRRRKRKAVDESTEV
- the hnf1a gene encoding hepatocyte nuclear factor 1-alpha isoform X2 is translated as MEGEERKCRSEREPFGGARLSALQEQLIWALLGSGLSREVLVQALGELERDRQTPDGTARDKGEKGDGESSEGEIDFAPPIFRELEQLPPEEAARQRALVEQLLQNDPWRVAKVVKSYMQQHNLPQREVVESTGLNQSHLSQHLNKGTPMKNQKRAALYSWYVKKQCEISQQFTNARHGLASLDEQGEETKKGRRNRFKWGPASQQILFHAYERQKNPSKEEREGLVEECNRAECIQRGVSPSQLAGLGSNLVTEVRVYNWFANRRKEEAFRHKLALDTPYSSQSVGGVNPLPPPSPNQVISPGMKYSQQSQCDNVGSVRGGGGGGGGDRGLRLGSSPVQLEPSHTLLDMHHSKIVSSSGPLPPVSTLTSLHNLSASPAPSQGLIMASLPSVMSLGESSLLIGLTSTQSQNLPVINNMGGSFTTLQPISFQQQLHTSPQHSLPSHMGTSPFMATMAQLPCHMYSKSDMPHYSSSSLLSQAMLITDSSFGALTSLAAVRQLLTADPDDQSEPPMAEETLHLQANTPTQDTEDLELYPASQSTESHASHLLSPSPTNISPYIPTQMASSPQ